A part of Mycolicibacterium sp. TUM20985 genomic DNA contains:
- a CDS encoding FAD-binding oxidoreductase yields the protein MTVASIEAQSAHAAGVRRLLESYRAIPPNATVRLAKPTSNLFRAREKATAKGLDVSGLTGVIGVDPDARTADVAGMCTYEDLVAATLPYGLSPLVVPQLKTITLGGAVTGLGIESASFRNGLPHESVIEMDILTGAGEVVTASRDLHSDLFSAFPNSYGTLGYTVRLKIELEPVKPFVALRHLRFHSLTDLVATMERIVETGGLDGAPVHYLDGVVFTAEESYLCVGVQTSTSGPVSDYTGRDVYYRSIQHPTGVKDDRLTIHDYLWRWDTDWFWCSRAFGAQNPTIRRLWPRRYRRSSFYWKLIAYDRRFAIADRLEKRHGRPPLERVVQDIEVPVGRTAEFVSWFLDNVPIEPIWLCPLRLRDEEGWPLYPIAAHQTYVNIGFWSSVPAGAEEGAMNRLIEEKVSKLDGHKSLYSDAYYSPDEFNELYGGETYDTVKKTYDPDSRLLDLYAKAVLRR from the coding sequence GTGACTGTTGCATCGATCGAAGCGCAGTCGGCTCACGCAGCAGGCGTACGAAGACTGCTGGAGAGCTACCGCGCCATCCCGCCCAACGCCACCGTGCGTCTGGCCAAGCCCACCTCGAACCTGTTTCGCGCTCGCGAGAAGGCCACCGCGAAGGGGCTCGACGTCTCCGGACTGACGGGCGTGATCGGCGTCGATCCCGACGCGCGCACCGCCGACGTTGCGGGGATGTGCACGTATGAGGACCTCGTCGCCGCCACGCTTCCGTACGGGTTGTCTCCGCTGGTGGTACCGCAGTTGAAGACCATCACCCTGGGCGGTGCGGTGACGGGACTCGGCATCGAGTCGGCCTCGTTCCGCAACGGCCTACCGCACGAGTCGGTCATCGAGATGGACATCCTCACCGGGGCCGGCGAAGTCGTGACCGCAAGTCGAGACCTCCACTCGGATCTGTTTAGTGCGTTCCCCAATTCCTATGGGACTCTTGGTTATACGGTGCGCTTGAAGATCGAACTGGAACCGGTCAAGCCGTTCGTCGCACTTCGACACCTGCGGTTCCATTCGCTGACCGACCTCGTCGCGACCATGGAGCGCATCGTCGAGACGGGCGGCCTCGACGGCGCGCCCGTGCACTACCTCGACGGCGTGGTCTTCACCGCCGAGGAGTCCTATCTCTGCGTCGGCGTGCAGACCTCGACATCGGGACCGGTCAGCGACTACACCGGCCGCGACGTCTATTACCGGTCCATTCAGCATCCGACGGGTGTCAAGGATGACCGCTTGACGATTCATGACTACCTGTGGCGCTGGGACACCGATTGGTTCTGGTGCTCACGGGCCTTTGGCGCGCAGAACCCCACGATCCGGCGGCTCTGGCCGCGGCGCTATCGGCGCAGCAGCTTCTATTGGAAGCTGATCGCCTACGACCGTCGGTTCGCCATCGCCGACCGGCTGGAGAAACGCCACGGCAGACCACCGTTGGAACGGGTCGTGCAGGACATCGAGGTCCCGGTCGGACGCACTGCCGAATTCGTGAGCTGGTTCCTGGACAACGTCCCGATCGAGCCCATCTGGCTGTGTCCACTGCGCCTGCGCGACGAGGAGGGCTGGCCGCTGTACCCGATTGCCGCACATCAGACCTACGTCAACATAGGCTTCTGGTCTTCGGTGCCGGCCGGCGCGGAAGAGGGTGCGATGAACCGCCTGATCGAGGAGAAAGTCAGCAAGCTGGATGGCCACAAGTCCC
- a CDS encoding SRPBCC family protein, with the protein MGQVSASSTVMINAEPDAVLAAVADYQTVRPKILSSHYSGYQVLEGGHGAGTVATWKLQATKSRVRDVKATVDVAGHTVIEKDANSTMVTNYTVAPAGPGSSVTVKTSWDGAGGVKGFFEKTFAPLGLRKIQAEVLGNLKNQVESN; encoded by the coding sequence ATGGGACAGGTCAGCGCCTCTAGCACTGTCATGATCAACGCCGAACCCGATGCCGTGCTCGCGGCGGTCGCCGATTATCAGACGGTTCGGCCGAAGATCCTCTCCTCTCATTACAGCGGCTACCAGGTGCTCGAGGGTGGCCATGGCGCGGGCACCGTCGCCACCTGGAAGCTGCAGGCCACCAAGTCGCGGGTCCGCGACGTGAAGGCCACCGTCGACGTGGCCGGCCACACGGTCATTGAGAAGGACGCCAACTCGACGATGGTCACCAACTACACCGTCGCCCCCGCGGGACCCGGTTCGTCGGTCACAGTTAAGACGTCATGGGACGGCGCCGGAGGGGTCAAGGGTTTCTTCGAGAAGACCTTCGCGCCGCTGGGCCTGCGCAAGATCCAGGCCGAGGTGCTGGGGAATCTGAAGAATCAGGTCGAGTCGAACTAG
- a CDS encoding Rv3717 family N-acetylmuramoyl-L-alanine amidase: MSHVLRLRSSPHAPSPLRVGAVLAVGLLVAISLGTAGVPTAAAAPANITGMIVFLDPGHNGSNDASLTKQVPTGRGGTKDCQTSGTSTDSGYPEHSFNWETVLRIRQELTALGVRTAMSRGDDTGVAACVDERAAMANALKPDAIVSIHADGGPATGRGFHVNYSSPPLNQAQAGPSVQFAQTMRDQLQAAGLMPANYIGQGGLYPRADLAGLNLAQYPSVLVELGNMKNPADTALIESAEGRQKYADAVVRGIAGFLATRPPRVTA, encoded by the coding sequence GTGTCCCATGTTCTTCGCTTGCGCTCATCACCGCACGCACCTTCTCCCCTACGTGTCGGCGCCGTCCTGGCCGTCGGCCTCCTCGTCGCCATCTCGCTCGGAACCGCGGGCGTCCCGACCGCTGCCGCTGCCCCCGCCAACATCACCGGGATGATCGTCTTCCTCGACCCCGGCCACAACGGCTCCAACGATGCATCGCTGACCAAGCAGGTCCCCACGGGACGCGGCGGGACGAAGGACTGCCAGACGAGCGGCACCTCGACCGACAGCGGCTACCCCGAGCACTCCTTCAACTGGGAGACGGTGCTGCGCATCCGGCAGGAGTTGACCGCGCTCGGCGTGCGCACCGCGATGTCCCGCGGCGACGACACCGGCGTCGCCGCCTGCGTCGACGAGCGGGCGGCGATGGCCAACGCGCTGAAGCCGGACGCCATCGTGTCGATCCACGCCGACGGTGGGCCCGCCACCGGACGGGGCTTCCACGTCAACTACTCGTCGCCGCCGCTCAACCAGGCGCAAGCGGGGCCGTCGGTCCAGTTCGCCCAGACCATGCGCGACCAACTGCAGGCCGCCGGCTTGATGCCCGCCAACTACATCGGCCAGGGTGGGCTGTACCCGCGGGCCGATCTGGCCGGGCTGAACCTGGCGCAGTACCCGTCGGTCCTCGTCGAGTTGGGCAACATGAAGAACCCCGCCGACACGGCGTTGATCGAGAGCGCCGAGGGCAGGCAGAAGTACGCCGACGCCGTCGTGCGCGGCATCGCGGGCTTCCTGGCGACCAGGCCGCCGCGGGTCACCGCCTGA
- a CDS encoding YbaB/EbfC family nucleoid-associated protein produces MQPGQPPDMSALLAQAQQVQQQLMEAQEALAGAEVHGQAGGGLVQVTMKGSGEVIAVAIDPKVVDPDDVETLQDLVIGAIKDASRQVTLMAQSKLGPLAGGLGGLELPGL; encoded by the coding sequence ATGCAACCCGGCCAACCGCCCGACATGTCAGCGCTCCTCGCGCAGGCCCAGCAGGTCCAGCAGCAGTTGATGGAGGCGCAGGAGGCGCTGGCCGGCGCGGAGGTCCACGGGCAGGCCGGTGGCGGTCTGGTGCAGGTCACGATGAAGGGCAGTGGCGAGGTGATCGCCGTCGCGATCGACCCGAAGGTCGTCGACCCCGACGACGTCGAGACGCTCCAGGACCTCGTCATCGGCGCGATCAAGGATGCCTCCCGGCAGGTCACCTTGATGGCGCAGAGCAAGCTCGGCCCGCTCGCCGGCGGCCTTGGCGGGCTCGAACTGCCGGGGCTCTGA
- the recR gene encoding recombination mediator RecR: MFEGPVQDLIDELGKLPGIGPKSAQRIAFHLLSVEPPDIDRLTAVLGKVRDGVQFCSVCGNVSDDERCRICSDSRRDASLVCVVEEPKDVAAVERTREFRGRYHVLGGALDPLSGVGPDQLRIRELLNRIGERVDGVDVAEVIIATDPNTEGEATATYLVRMLRDIPGLTVTRIASGLPMGGDLEFADELTLGRALTGRRAMA; the protein is encoded by the coding sequence TTGTTCGAGGGTCCGGTCCAGGATCTGATCGACGAACTGGGCAAGTTGCCTGGGATCGGGCCGAAGAGCGCTCAGCGCATCGCGTTTCACCTGTTGTCGGTCGAGCCGCCGGACATCGACCGGCTGACGGCCGTCCTCGGCAAGGTCCGCGACGGTGTGCAGTTCTGTTCGGTGTGCGGCAACGTCTCCGACGACGAACGCTGCCGCATCTGCTCGGATTCGCGACGGGACGCCTCGCTCGTATGCGTCGTCGAAGAACCCAAGGACGTCGCGGCCGTCGAGCGAACCCGCGAATTCCGCGGCCGCTACCACGTGCTGGGTGGTGCGTTGGATCCGCTGTCGGGAGTGGGGCCCGATCAGCTCCGAATTCGCGAGCTGCTCAACAGAATTGGTGAGCGCGTCGATGGCGTGGACGTGGCGGAGGTCATCATCGCCACCGACCCCAACACCGAGGGTGAGGCGACGGCCACGTATCTGGTGCGCATGCTGCGCGACATTCCCGGGCTGACCGTCACCCGCATCGCCTCCGGGCTGCCGATGGGCGGTGATCTGGAGTTCGCCGACGAGCTCACCTTGGGACGCGCTCTGACCGGCCGCCGGGCGATGGCCTAG
- a CDS encoding type 1 glutamine amidotransferase, with translation MGTYGDGGNAVVLRERLRLRGFDAEIVEITLADPVPDSLDLYTLGGAEDYAQRLATKHLIQYPGLQRAAERGAPVLAICAAIQVLGHWYETSSGERVDGVGILDVTTSPQPKRTIGEVVSQPLVDGLTQTLTGFENHRGGTVLGPQARPLAAVTKGAGNRDGDGFDGAVQGSIVATYLHGPCLARNPELSDHLLSAVVGPLAPLELSEVAQLRRERLAAPRRV, from the coding sequence ATGGGCACCTACGGCGACGGCGGTAACGCCGTGGTACTGCGAGAACGGTTGCGGCTGAGGGGTTTCGATGCCGAGATCGTCGAGATCACGCTGGCCGACCCGGTGCCCGACTCGTTGGACCTGTACACGCTCGGCGGCGCCGAGGACTACGCCCAGCGGCTTGCGACGAAGCATCTGATCCAGTACCCCGGCCTGCAGCGGGCCGCCGAGCGCGGTGCCCCCGTGCTGGCGATCTGTGCGGCCATTCAAGTGCTCGGCCACTGGTACGAGACCTCGTCGGGTGAACGCGTCGACGGTGTCGGCATCCTCGACGTGACGACGTCACCGCAGCCGAAGCGGACCATTGGCGAAGTGGTCTCCCAGCCGCTGGTGGACGGTTTGACGCAAACCTTGACGGGATTCGAAAACCACCGCGGCGGAACGGTTCTCGGTCCTCAGGCCCGTCCGCTGGCGGCAGTCACCAAGGGCGCGGGCAACCGCGACGGGGATGGCTTCGACGGCGCCGTGCAGGGCAGCATCGTCGCGACCTATCTGCATGGCCCGTGCCTGGCACGCAACCCCGAACTCAGCGATCACCTGCTGTCGGCGGTCGTCGGCCCGCTGGCGCCACTGGAACTTTCCGAGGTGGCTCAGCTGCGCCGTGAACGACTCGCGGCACCGCGCCGGGTCTAG
- a CDS encoding Mur ligase family protein, producing the protein MITTRGRVALGAGSAARWASRVTGRGAGAMIGGLVSMKLDRSILGQLGKGRRTVVVTGTNGKSTTTRMTAAALATIGPVATNAEGANMDAGLIAALAGTRQAKLAALEVDEMHVPHVADAVDPSVVVLLNLSRDQLDRVGEINHIERTLRSGLARHPGAVVVANCDDVLMTSAAYDSPDVVWVAAGGGWANDSVSCPRSGEIIVREEAHWYSTGTDFKRPTPHWSYDSENVYGPDGLVLPMTLALPGAVNRGNATQAIAAAVALGADPTAAVAAVSTVDEVAGRYRTVRFGDHTVRLLLAKNPAGWQEALSMVDKHGAGVVIAVNGQVPDGEDLSWLWDVRFEGFADEPLAPRADGRATAVVAAGERGTDLAVRLGYAGVGHTLVHDTVKAIASCPPGHVEVIANYTAFLQLNRRLP; encoded by the coding sequence ATGATCACGACCCGAGGACGAGTCGCGCTCGGCGCGGGGTCGGCGGCGCGCTGGGCGTCCCGCGTCACCGGGCGAGGTGCGGGCGCGATGATCGGTGGCCTGGTCTCGATGAAGCTGGACCGCTCGATCCTCGGTCAGCTGGGCAAGGGCCGCCGGACCGTCGTCGTGACCGGCACGAACGGCAAGTCGACCACCACCAGGATGACCGCCGCGGCGCTCGCCACCATCGGCCCCGTCGCCACCAACGCCGAAGGCGCCAACATGGACGCCGGGCTCATCGCGGCCCTCGCGGGCACCCGGCAGGCGAAGCTGGCCGCGCTGGAGGTCGACGAGATGCACGTGCCACACGTCGCCGACGCCGTAGACCCGTCGGTGGTCGTCCTGCTCAACCTGTCCCGCGATCAACTGGACCGCGTGGGTGAGATCAACCACATCGAGCGGACGCTGCGCTCCGGCCTGGCCCGTCATCCGGGTGCGGTCGTCGTGGCCAATTGCGACGACGTTCTGATGACCTCCGCGGCGTACGACAGCCCCGACGTGGTGTGGGTGGCCGCCGGCGGCGGTTGGGCGAACGACTCGGTGAGCTGCCCTCGCAGCGGTGAGATCATCGTGCGTGAAGAGGCGCATTGGTATTCGACGGGTACGGATTTCAAGCGCCCCACGCCCCACTGGTCATACGATTCCGAGAACGTCTACGGCCCCGACGGTCTGGTCCTGCCGATGACGCTGGCCCTGCCCGGCGCGGTCAACCGCGGCAACGCCACCCAGGCGATCGCGGCGGCCGTCGCCCTCGGCGCCGATCCCACTGCCGCCGTCGCCGCGGTGTCGACCGTCGACGAGGTCGCAGGCCGGTACCGCACCGTGCGCTTCGGCGACCACACCGTGCGCCTGCTGCTCGCCAAGAACCCGGCGGGCTGGCAGGAGGCGCTGTCGATGGTGGACAAGCACGGCGCCGGTGTCGTGATCGCGGTGAACGGCCAGGTGCCCGACGGGGAGGACCTGTCGTGGCTGTGGGACGTGCGCTTCGAGGGGTTCGCCGATGAGCCGCTTGCGCCAAGAGCAGATGGCCGAGCCACCGCCGTCGTGGCCGCGGGCGAACGCGGCACCGACCTCGCGGTACGCCTCGGCTACGCGGGCGTCGGACACACCCTGGTGCACGACACCGTGAAGGCCATCGCGTCGTGCCCACCGGGCCACGTCGAGGTGATCGCCAACTACACCGCCTTCCTGCAACTCAACCGGCGGCTGCCGTGA
- a CDS encoding DEDDh family exonuclease — MRQTFGRPATEPGAGWAVVDVETTGFHPRQARVVSVAALALGDDGNVENSFASLLDPGVDPGPTHVHGLTTEMLAGQPTFADVVGQLNAVLEGRTLVAHNVGFDYAFLASEAELVGAELPVDSVMCTVELARRLDLGVENLRLETLAAHWGVTQMRPHDALDDALVLAQILKPSLAGAHDRKAWLPVRPVRRRGWPNGQVTHEELLPLKTIAARLPCDFQNPGRFVAGRPLVQGMRVALSSEVSHTYEELIERILHAGLAYADVVDQQTSLVICDELEPDQGRGYQAREMGVPLVRDADFMSLLERVVGGTDVEAFSDATLTGDQFTLF; from the coding sequence GTGCGTCAAACGTTCGGCCGACCGGCTACCGAGCCCGGCGCGGGCTGGGCCGTCGTCGACGTCGAGACGACGGGGTTCCATCCGCGGCAGGCCCGCGTCGTCAGCGTGGCGGCGCTGGCCCTCGGCGATGACGGGAACGTCGAGAACAGCTTCGCCAGCCTGCTCGATCCGGGTGTCGATCCGGGCCCCACCCACGTCCACGGGCTGACTACCGAGATGCTGGCGGGCCAGCCGACGTTCGCGGACGTGGTCGGCCAGTTGAACGCGGTGCTCGAGGGCCGCACGCTGGTGGCGCACAATGTCGGCTTCGACTATGCCTTCCTGGCCAGTGAGGCGGAGCTCGTCGGTGCCGAGCTGCCCGTGGACAGCGTGATGTGCACCGTGGAGTTGGCGCGCAGGCTGGATCTCGGCGTCGAGAATTTGCGGCTCGAGACGTTGGCCGCGCACTGGGGTGTGACGCAGATGCGCCCGCACGACGCGCTCGACGACGCGCTGGTGCTCGCCCAGATCCTCAAGCCGTCTCTGGCCGGTGCGCACGACCGCAAGGCGTGGCTGCCGGTCCGTCCCGTGCGACGCCGGGGCTGGCCCAACGGGCAGGTGACGCACGAGGAGCTGCTGCCGCTGAAGACCATCGCGGCCAGGCTGCCGTGCGACTTTCAGAATCCCGGCCGGTTCGTCGCGGGCCGACCGCTGGTGCAGGGCATGCGGGTGGCGCTTTCGTCGGAGGTCAGCCACACCTACGAGGAACTCATCGAACGCATTCTGCATGCGGGCTTGGCGTATGCGGACGTCGTCGACCAGCAGACGTCGCTGGTGATCTGCGATGAGCTGGAGCCCGATCAGGGGCGCGGCTACCAGGCCCGCGAGATGGGGGTCCCGCTCGTGCGCGACGCCGACTTCATGTCGCTTCTCGAGCGGGTCGTCGGCGGCACCGACGTCGAGGCATTCAGCGACGCGACGCTCACCGGCGACCAGTTCACGCTCTTCTGA
- a CDS encoding PLDc N-terminal domain-containing protein encodes MDWGSTWDFLWHFLIIFAWIAYLLVLFQILTDLFWRDHKTSGVVKAIWVVFLFLIPWLTAVVYLIVRGQGMAVRAHEAAAAAKQQTDDYIKKAAGRSPAEEIAHAKELLDAGTITSGEYDSLKTKALA; translated from the coding sequence GTGGACTGGGGCTCTACTTGGGATTTCTTGTGGCACTTCCTGATCATCTTCGCGTGGATCGCGTACCTCTTGGTGCTGTTCCAGATCCTGACGGACCTGTTCTGGCGCGACCACAAGACGTCCGGCGTCGTGAAGGCGATCTGGGTCGTCTTCCTCTTCCTGATTCCGTGGCTGACGGCGGTGGTCTATCTGATCGTGCGCGGTCAGGGCATGGCGGTGCGGGCGCACGAGGCCGCCGCGGCCGCCAAGCAGCAGACCGACGACTACATCAAGAAGGCCGCCGGACGGTCGCCTGCCGAGGAAATCGCACACGCCAAGGAACTGCTCGACGCCGGAACCATCACGTCGGGTGAATACGACTCACTTAAGACGAAGGCCCTGGCCTAG
- the leuA gene encoding 2-isopropylmalate synthase — protein sequence MNNPNPHSIDAYTSARTINTPSGAANPGQPAWNTQRGTSMPVSRYRPFAAEVEPVTLADRTWPDKVVDTAPMWCAVDLRDGNQALIDPMSPERKRRMFDLLVRMGYKEIEVGFPSASQTDFDFVREIITQGAIPDDVTIQVLTQCRPELIERTFEACAGAPRAIVHFYNSTSILQRRVVFRADRAAVKAIATDGAKMCVAEAAKHPDTQWRFEYSPESYTGTELEYAKEVCDAVADVIQPTPERPLIVNLPATVEMATPNVYADSIEWMSRNLARRDSIILSLHPHNDRGTAVAAAELGYQAGADRIEGCLFGNGERTGNVCLVTLGLNLFSRGVDPQIDFSNIDEIRRTVEYCNQLPVHERHPYGGDLVYTAFSGSHQDAINKGLDAMKVDADDADSDVDDILWQVPYLPIDPKDVGRTYEAVIRVNSQSGKGGVAYIMKADHGLALPRRLQIEFSQAIQKITDGEGGEVSPKEMWDVFADEYLSPIKPLERIRQKVDAAEEDGGTDTITAVVKVEGAEREIVGAGNGPLAAFVDAIGAVGFDVSVLDYSEHAMSSGEEAQAAAYVEASVGGRTVWGVGIATSITTASLRAVVSAVNRAARG from the coding sequence GTGAACAACCCCAATCCCCATTCGATCGACGCGTATACCTCGGCGCGCACCATCAACACGCCTAGTGGGGCCGCCAACCCCGGCCAGCCCGCCTGGAACACCCAGCGCGGCACCTCGATGCCGGTCAGCCGGTACCGCCCCTTCGCCGCCGAGGTAGAACCGGTCACCCTGGCTGACCGCACCTGGCCGGACAAGGTGGTCGACACCGCACCCATGTGGTGCGCGGTCGACCTGCGCGACGGCAACCAGGCCCTGATCGACCCGATGAGCCCCGAACGCAAGCGGCGCATGTTCGACCTGCTGGTCCGCATGGGCTACAAGGAGATCGAGGTCGGCTTCCCGTCGGCCAGCCAGACCGACTTCGACTTCGTCCGCGAGATCATCACCCAGGGCGCGATCCCCGACGACGTGACGATCCAGGTACTCACCCAGTGCCGGCCCGAACTGATCGAGCGGACGTTCGAAGCCTGCGCGGGCGCGCCGCGGGCGATCGTGCACTTCTACAACTCCACGTCGATCCTGCAGCGCCGCGTGGTGTTCCGCGCCGATCGCGCTGCCGTCAAGGCCATCGCCACCGACGGCGCCAAGATGTGCGTCGCAGAAGCCGCCAAACACCCTGATACGCAATGGCGTTTCGAGTACTCCCCCGAGTCGTACACCGGCACCGAACTGGAGTACGCGAAGGAGGTGTGCGACGCCGTCGCCGACGTCATCCAACCCACCCCCGAGCGGCCGTTGATCGTCAACCTGCCCGCCACCGTCGAGATGGCCACGCCGAACGTGTACGCCGACTCGATCGAGTGGATGAGCCGCAACCTGGCTCGCCGCGACTCGATCATCCTGAGCCTGCACCCGCACAACGACCGCGGAACCGCCGTTGCCGCAGCCGAATTGGGGTACCAGGCCGGGGCCGACCGCATCGAGGGCTGCCTGTTCGGCAACGGCGAACGCACCGGGAACGTCTGTCTGGTGACGCTGGGTCTGAACCTGTTCAGCCGCGGCGTCGACCCGCAGATCGACTTCTCGAACATCGACGAGATCCGCCGCACCGTCGAATACTGCAATCAGCTGCCGGTGCACGAAAGGCACCCTTACGGAGGCGATCTGGTCTACACGGCGTTCTCCGGGAGCCACCAGGACGCCATCAACAAGGGCCTGGACGCCATGAAGGTCGACGCCGACGATGCCGACTCGGACGTCGACGACATCCTCTGGCAGGTGCCGTATCTGCCGATCGACCCGAAGGACGTGGGCCGCACCTACGAGGCCGTGATCCGGGTGAACTCACAATCGGGCAAGGGTGGCGTCGCCTACATCATGAAGGCCGACCACGGCCTGGCGCTGCCGCGGCGGCTGCAGATCGAGTTCAGCCAGGCGATCCAGAAGATCACCGACGGCGAGGGCGGCGAGGTGTCCCCGAAGGAGATGTGGGACGTCTTCGCCGACGAGTACCTCTCGCCGATCAAGCCGCTGGAGCGGATCCGGCAGAAGGTCGACGCCGCCGAGGAAGACGGCGGGACCGACACGATCACGGCCGTGGTCAAGGTCGAAGGCGCCGAGCGGGAGATCGTCGGAGCCGGCAACGGCCCACTGGCCGCGTTCGTCGACGCCATCGGCGCCGTCGGGTTCGACGTCTCGGTGCTCGACTACTCCGAGCACGCCATGTCCTCGGGCGAGGAAGCTCAGGCCGCGGCGTACGTCGAGGCGTCGGTGGGCGGCAGGACCGTGTGGGGTGTCGGCATTGCGACGTCGATCACCACGGCGTCCCTGCGGGCGGTGGTCTCCGCCGTCAATCGTGCCGCGCGTGGTTAA
- a CDS encoding DNA/RNA non-specific endonuclease has protein sequence MMTTRDDSSSRRTGYDPGFVGARVGPPSGIDPGDAVLVDGSPIVDYTHFSLELSKSRRLCRWVAWNIDGATLRGAGSPDPIGRDDLEFVTDSRIAAELQTGNEVYENNRLDRGHVARRADLLWGEHDEAVRANEDSFYFTNITPQMDDFNQSSRHGVWGRLENTLLEHVDDDNSRVAVLGGPVLADTDPSYRDEVQVPIEFWKVFVYQRDDEIRSRAFILTQSLDGLKSRDPFAEFVTVEKTVEELADTAKVAFDPVLLELQHRGRPATRARAERRVVEREADIEW, from the coding sequence ATGATGACCACACGCGACGACTCATCGAGCCGACGCACCGGATATGACCCGGGCTTCGTCGGCGCGCGCGTCGGGCCACCTTCGGGCATCGACCCCGGCGACGCCGTCCTCGTGGACGGATCGCCCATCGTCGACTACACGCACTTCTCGCTCGAGCTCAGCAAGAGTCGACGACTCTGCCGGTGGGTGGCGTGGAACATCGACGGAGCCACCCTGCGCGGCGCGGGTAGCCCCGACCCGATCGGGCGTGACGACCTCGAATTCGTCACCGACAGCCGCATCGCCGCGGAGCTGCAGACCGGAAACGAGGTCTACGAGAACAACCGCTTGGACCGCGGCCACGTCGCCCGGCGCGCCGACCTGTTGTGGGGGGAACACGACGAAGCGGTACGCGCCAACGAGGATTCGTTCTACTTCACCAACATCACCCCGCAGATGGATGATTTCAATCAGTCCTCCCGTCATGGGGTTTGGGGCCGACTGGAGAACACGTTGCTCGAACACGTCGACGATGACAACTCGAGGGTCGCGGTCTTGGGCGGCCCGGTACTGGCGGACACCGATCCGTCCTATAGGGACGAAGTGCAGGTCCCGATCGAGTTCTGGAAGGTCTTCGTCTATCAGCGGGACGACGAAATCCGATCGCGAGCGTTCATCCTCACGCAGTCGTTGGACGGTCTGAAGTCGCGCGACCCGTTCGCCGAGTTCGTGACCGTCGAGAAGACCGTGGAAGAGCTAGCGGACACGGCGAAGGTCGCGTTCGACCCCGTGCTGCTCGAACTCCAGCATCG